GACCCTGAAGCAAAGCCTGGAAGATCGCCAAGCCGTATTCGGGGGAGGGCGGCCCGCCTCCGCTTGGCGGCTGCAACTGGGGACCGTCTTCGTGGGCGAATTGGAGAAGGGAAGCGAAGGCGGAAACGGCAGGCCCGGCGAATCCCAGATCCTGCTCCGCACCGGCAACCTCCAAGGAAAAACCTTCGTATGGCGCAACGATCTCGCGGGCGAATACAACCGCATGCTTTCCACCGCCATCTCCGGCGCTGCCCAAGGTAAGACCGTCCTGGCCCTCCCTCTCGACGTTCTGCAATTCAAGAGCCTCGGCTCGGGTTTCGTGAAGGGCGAAGAGCTCTCCTGGCAGTCCCGCTTCGCCGCCTGGTTCAAGGCCGGCGGCGTCACCTTGTATCCGCTCTTCGCGGTCGGCATCCTCTCCCTATTCATGATCCTGGAACGTCTGGTCTATTTCGCCCGCAAGAACACCAACGCCCGGTCCTTCACCGCGCGCTTCCTCTCCCTGGCCGAAGCCCGCCGCTGGCGGGAAGCCAAGGAAATGTGCTCCCGGTCAGGCAGCGCGCTGGCCCGTACCTTAGGCGCCCTCGCCGATAAGGCCGAGCAATCGCGCGACGCCGCCGAGAAGGCCGTCCGCGAAGCCTTGCTGCGCGAAGTCCCCGCCCTGGAAAAGCGCCTGCCGCTGATCGCCGCCATGGGCGCGGCCGCTCCCCTGCTGGGGCTGTTGGGCACGGTTAGCGGCCTGGTGAACCTCTTCAAGGTGCTGAACCAATTGGGCGCCAATGATCCCAAGGTGCTCGCCGGCGGCATTTCCGAGGCCTTGATCAATACCGAAACCGGCCTCGCCATCGCCATCCCGGTGCTGTTGATCCACGGGTTCCTGAACGAGCGGATGGACGGCATCAACGCGGCCATCAGCAGCAGCGCCATGGAAGTCCTGAACAAGGTTTGGCCGAAGGGTTAGATGTTCTCCGTCATCTACGAAACCTGGCAGCAGGGAGGCTTGGTCCTCATTCCCATCGTCGCGGTGGGCTTCTGGGGCTTTTGCCTGATCCTGTCCACCTACGCCGAGCTCGGCGCCGGCCTTTGGCGCACCAATCTGAACTCGCTCTTCGAGGACGTCCGCGGCCGCTTGGCCGCCGGCGACCGGGAGGCCGCGCGCCGCTTGGCCTCCCGGGCCCCGAAACTCGTCGGTTACGGTCTCTCCTTGGCTCTCGATCACGGCGGCCTCGATGAGGCCTCCCTGCGCCGCCTGCTCTCCGAAAAGCTGGCCCTGGCCCTGTTCCAACTCGAACGCCATCTTCCCCTAGTCCGGGTGATGGCCGCCGCCGCGCCCCTATTGGGCCTTCTCGGCACCGTCAGCGGGCTCATCCATACCTTCCGCACCATGACCGAGTACGGCAACGGCAATGCCGTGCTCCTGGCCCATGGCATCTCCGAAGCCCTCATCGCCACCCAAAGCGGCCTCTTGCTCGCCATCATACTCATCCTGCTCGGGCAGCGCCTGGAAGGCCGCGTGCATTGGCTGCAGAACCAGGTGGAATACGGCATCAGCATGATGTTGAACCAAATCTATTATCCCAAGGAAGGAGGGGCCCCATGGAGCCGTTCCTGATCGAGACCAAGAAGCGCGGGGGCTTCGAGCTTAACGTGGTGCCCCTCATCGACGTGGTGTTCGTGCTGCTCATCTTCACGATCCTCACCTCGTCGCTCACCAAGGAAACCGGCGTCACGGTGGACAAGCCGCAAGCGCAGTCCGCGGGCGAACTCAACCGCCAAAGCATCCTGGTGGCCATCACGCGCGAGGGAACCGTGCACGTGAACGAGCGTCAGGTGGATCTGGAAAGCCTGCAAGACGTGCTTCGCCGCATGCTGGCCGAGAACGCCTTGGGGGAGGTCGTCCTGATCGCGGACCGCGAATCGAACACCGGC
This region of Fibrobacterota bacterium genomic DNA includes:
- a CDS encoding MotA/TolQ/ExbB proton channel family protein translates to MFSVALRTIRYPFRKSLGIAALLAASMAFGKEDPQAIQRQALADLQKELSSLENLKAEKLDALEKKEAERWDARYRAAARAKEDDERARSLEEKYGRLASDLTRTEEDLVKARSEAKDKVDEAAAVRAGWDGFNASLKRAIDGAAENLSLDVPVALEDRTLRLSKASEFMAAKGGANTQDALAAFLDASLLRVDQTLKQSLEDRQAVFGGGRPASAWRLQLGTVFVGELEKGSEGGNGRPGESQILLRTGNLQGKTFVWRNDLAGEYNRMLSTAISGAAQGKTVLALPLDVLQFKSLGSGFVKGEELSWQSRFAAWFKAGGVTLYPLFAVGILSLFMILERLVYFARKNTNARSFTARFLSLAEARRWREAKEMCSRSGSALARTLGALADKAEQSRDAAEKAVREALLREVPALEKRLPLIAAMGAAAPLLGLLGTVSGLVNLFKVLNQLGANDPKVLAGGISEALINTETGLAIAIPVLLIHGFLNERMDGINAAISSSAMEVLNKVWPKG
- a CDS encoding MotA/TolQ/ExbB proton channel family protein, whose product is MFSVIYETWQQGGLVLIPIVAVGFWGFCLILSTYAELGAGLWRTNLNSLFEDVRGRLAAGDREAARRLASRAPKLVGYGLSLALDHGGLDEASLRRLLSEKLALALFQLERHLPLVRVMAAAAPLLGLLGTVSGLIHTFRTMTEYGNGNAVLLAHGISEALIATQSGLLLAIILILLGQRLEGRVHWLQNQVEYGISMMLNQIYYPKEGGAPWSRS
- a CDS encoding biopolymer transporter ExbD, which encodes MEPFLIETKKRGGFELNVVPLIDVVFVLLIFTILTSSLTKETGVTVDKPQAQSAGELNRQSILVAITREGTVHVNERQVDLESLQDVLRRMLAENALGEVVLIADRESNTGLLVTVMDACNLAGAKKISVAAMNK